The Halosimplex litoreum genome has a window encoding:
- a CDS encoding cbb3-type cytochrome c oxidase subunit I — MSHGEAGGHDFPPTSSVKRWFVTTNHKDIGILYTITALFFLVLGGVLAMLMRVQLWSPGASVLSAGAYNQAVSAHGLLMVFWFISPFAFGFANYLVPLQIGADDLAFPRLNAMSYWAYLFSGLLFIASFFQGGTFDGGWTMYAPLNLPTYMPNIGGTTVVLALIMFIAAVTMGSVNFLTTMYRMRAEGLRMRDLPMFSMSILLMVWMMLFAFAALLAALMILAAEHLFGVTYFSAEGGTLLWTHLFWFFGHPEVYIVFFPALGIMAECFQTFTGQRIVGRKWFVLAMVLVALQSFVVWMHHMFLTGINLEIKTLFMITTIGISLPFDLMVFSLIYTMIKGRIRFTTPFLFSLGALILFIVGGITGVFLGAVVLDYEFRGTYWVVAHFHYVMVGGATGLFAGIYYWFPKMTGRMYDEFLGKVHFALYFVGFNLLYFPLFVAWETPRRVFDYAPGLTSWHQVASIGGFVLGASFLVMFYNLFVSLATGEEVGENPWEYSTTAEWVVSSPPPLENFPGKPSYSGGKLSFRDEPELTADGSGDDEPAGSPSTDGGTTTDGGLASEASETSSDPRSDGGVRTEGAATGGTGLVSDPGTATPAAAGTGTAHGGGPHADHASFWPFVVCFAGFLTFLGVSGIQSGGAYLGLTAVGGLLSAVGFVGFASESFYVPEPTVAEQWPFGGVENMKLGMWTFLASDVVLFGGFIGSYLFLRVANGWIHWHHEFVPEAHVTFPGLVNTYLLLASSFAVVLSLVAAHRNSRRGVVASLSVTWLLGVGFLINKGLEWQHLFHVSTDAFPNGWNVGTNVASSTFYLTTGLHGAHVVVGLIMLLYMIPRAWRGAYLDDDSSIEYFGLYWHFVDIVWLFLFPLFYIL, encoded by the coding sequence ATGAGCCACGGCGAAGCCGGCGGCCACGACTTCCCGCCGACGAGTTCCGTCAAGCGCTGGTTCGTCACGACCAACCACAAGGACATCGGGATCCTCTACACGATCACCGCCCTCTTCTTCCTCGTCCTCGGCGGCGTGCTGGCGATGCTGATGCGCGTCCAGCTGTGGAGCCCCGGCGCGAGCGTCCTCAGCGCCGGCGCGTACAACCAGGCCGTCTCCGCCCACGGTCTGCTGATGGTCTTCTGGTTCATCTCACCCTTCGCCTTCGGGTTCGCCAACTACCTCGTCCCCCTGCAGATCGGCGCCGACGATCTAGCCTTCCCGCGGCTCAACGCGATGAGCTACTGGGCGTACCTCTTTTCGGGACTCCTGTTTATCGCCTCCTTTTTCCAGGGCGGCACGTTCGACGGCGGCTGGACGATGTACGCCCCCCTGAATCTCCCGACCTACATGCCCAACATCGGCGGCACGACGGTCGTGCTGGCGCTCATCATGTTCATCGCCGCGGTGACGATGGGGTCGGTCAACTTCCTGACGACGATGTACCGCATGCGCGCCGAGGGCCTGCGGATGCGCGACCTCCCGATGTTCTCGATGTCGATCCTGCTGATGGTGTGGATGATGCTCTTCGCCTTCGCGGCCCTGCTGGCCGCGCTGATGATCCTCGCCGCCGAGCATCTGTTCGGCGTGACCTACTTCTCGGCGGAGGGCGGGACCCTGCTGTGGACCCACCTGTTCTGGTTCTTCGGCCACCCGGAGGTGTACATCGTCTTCTTCCCGGCGCTGGGCATCATGGCCGAGTGCTTCCAGACGTTCACCGGCCAGCGCATCGTCGGTCGCAAGTGGTTCGTCCTCGCGATGGTGCTCGTGGCGCTCCAGAGCTTCGTCGTCTGGATGCACCACATGTTCCTGACCGGGATCAACCTGGAGATCAAGACCCTCTTCATGATCACGACCATCGGCATCTCCCTGCCGTTCGACCTGATGGTCTTCTCGCTGATCTACACGATGATCAAGGGCCGTATCCGCTTTACGACTCCCTTCCTCTTCTCGCTCGGTGCGCTGATCCTGTTCATCGTCGGCGGGATCACGGGCGTCTTCCTCGGCGCGGTCGTGCTCGACTACGAGTTCCGGGGCACCTACTGGGTCGTCGCGCACTTCCACTACGTGATGGTCGGCGGCGCGACCGGCCTGTTCGCCGGCATCTACTACTGGTTCCCGAAGATGACCGGCCGGATGTACGACGAGTTTCTGGGGAAGGTTCACTTCGCCCTCTATTTCGTCGGGTTCAATCTCCTCTACTTCCCGCTGTTCGTCGCCTGGGAGACGCCCCGTCGGGTGTTCGACTACGCGCCCGGGCTGACGAGCTGGCACCAGGTCGCCTCGATCGGCGGGTTCGTACTCGGGGCGTCGTTCCTCGTCATGTTCTACAACCTGTTCGTGAGCCTGGCGACCGGCGAGGAAGTCGGCGAGAACCCCTGGGAGTACTCCACCACCGCCGAGTGGGTGGTCTCCTCGCCGCCGCCGCTGGAGAACTTCCCCGGGAAGCCCAGCTACAGCGGCGGGAAGCTCTCCTTCCGCGACGAGCCCGAACTGACCGCCGACGGGAGCGGCGACGACGAGCCCGCGGGAAGCCCGTCGACTGACGGCGGCACGACTACGGACGGCGGTCTCGCGAGTGAAGCGAGCGAGACCTCGTCGGACCCCCGGTCCGACGGCGGCGTCCGAACCGAAGGCGCTGCCACCGGCGGGACGGGGCTCGTGAGCGACCCCGGGACCGCGACGCCGGCGGCGGCCGGCACGGGGACTGCTCACGGCGGCGGGCCCCACGCCGACCACGCGAGCTTCTGGCCGTTCGTCGTCTGCTTCGCCGGCTTCCTCACCTTCCTCGGCGTCTCGGGGATCCAGAGCGGCGGTGCCTATCTCGGACTGACCGCGGTCGGGGGTCTCCTGAGCGCCGTCGGGTTCGTCGGCTTCGCCAGCGAGTCGTTCTACGTGCCCGAACCGACGGTCGCCGAGCAGTGGCCGTTCGGCGGCGTCGAGAACATGAAGCTGGGGATGTGGACGTTCCTCGCCTCCGACGTGGTGTTGTTCGGCGGGTTCATCGGCTCGTACCTGTTCCTGCGGGTCGCCAACGGCTGGATCCACTGGCACCACGAGTTCGTTCCCGAAGCGCACGTCACGTTCCCCGGGCTCGTCAACACGTACCTGCTGCTGGCGAGCAGTTTCGCAGTCGTGCTCTCGCTGGTGGCCGCCCACCGGAACTCCAGACGGGGCGTGGTCGCGAGCCTCTCGGTGACCTGGTTGCTCGGCGTCGGCTTCCTGATCAACAAGGGCCTGGAGTGGCAGCACCTGTTCCACGTCTCGACGGACGCGTTCCCGAACGGCTGGAACGTGGGGACGAACGTCGCCTCCTCGACGTTCTACCTGACGACCGGACTCCACGGCGCCCACGTCGTCGTCGGGTTGATCATGCTGCTGTACATGATCCCGCGGGCCTGGCGGGGCGCGTACCTCGACGACGACTCCAGCATCGAGTACTTCGGGCTGTACTGGCACTTCGTCGACATCGTCTGGCTGTTCCTGTTCCCGCTGTTCTACATCCTGTAA
- the coxB gene encoding cytochrome c oxidase subunit II encodes MEDVGDAVVGDTVLAGTSGIRAPAEVFNSIFVAFLGLGTLVGVVVISYTLYNAYRYRYREDEDPAPDVDRPEVGELPEGGGKGKKLFLSFAISAFIVLSLVIWTYASLLYVEGKPTEVQQNGGDVMTVAVDGFRFGWQFTYPNGAQADTLRVPTDTVIDLSVTSRDVFHNFGIPELRAKADAIPGQTTNAWFVAEEPGTYQANCYEICGEGHSGMTADVVAMNESAFEEWYATTEPANASAAASNGTAAPSNATASTATMGALTPARARGAR; translated from the coding sequence ATGGAAGATGTTGGTGACGCGGTGGTCGGCGACACCGTCCTGGCGGGGACCAGCGGGATCCGAGCGCCGGCGGAGGTGTTCAACAGCATCTTCGTCGCCTTCCTCGGACTGGGGACGCTGGTCGGGGTCGTCGTCATCTCGTACACGCTGTACAACGCCTACAGGTACCGGTATCGCGAGGACGAGGACCCGGCACCCGACGTGGACCGTCCCGAAGTCGGCGAACTACCCGAAGGCGGGGGCAAGGGCAAGAAGCTGTTCCTCTCGTTCGCGATCAGCGCGTTCATCGTCCTCTCGCTCGTGATCTGGACGTACGCGTCGCTGTTGTACGTCGAGGGGAAACCGACGGAGGTCCAGCAGAACGGGGGTGACGTGATGACGGTGGCGGTCGACGGGTTCCGCTTCGGCTGGCAGTTCACCTACCCCAACGGCGCCCAGGCCGACACGCTCCGCGTCCCGACGGACACGGTGATCGACCTCTCGGTGACGTCGCGGGACGTGTTCCACAACTTCGGCATACCCGAGTTGCGCGCGAAGGCCGACGCGATCCCCGGGCAGACGACCAACGCCTGGTTCGTCGCCGAAGAGCCCGGGACCTATCAGGCCAACTGCTACGAGATATGCGGCGAGGGCCACTCCGGCATGACCGCCGACGTGGTCGCGATGAACGAATCCGCTTTCGAAGAGTGGTACGCGACCACCGAACCGGCGAACGCGAGCGCGGCGGCGAGTAACGGGACCGCCGCCCCGAGCAACGCAACCGCGAGTACCGCGACGATGGGTGCGCTGACTCCCGCACGCGCGCGAGGTGCGCGATGA
- a CDS encoding DUF6789 family protein — translation MPDTRELDEQGIEGEEFEDPTVVDDEFDRLFGIVADGVVGAAGGLVGTALMTVVLLIGEGFGAFTRASFATVTEMVGLEGLFPPVTAGYVLFVLAGMFPWPLLFASLKDYLPGGRDPVHGVYFGTALWTGFVFAFYDGYAGLALVGYLAVTLVAHWVYGIGLGAVFEYLSTRPDTLV, via the coding sequence ATGCCTGACACGCGTGAGCTGGACGAACAGGGGATCGAAGGGGAGGAGTTCGAGGACCCGACGGTGGTCGACGACGAGTTCGACCGGTTGTTCGGTATCGTCGCGGACGGCGTCGTCGGCGCGGCCGGGGGGCTCGTCGGAACGGCGCTGATGACGGTCGTCCTGCTCATCGGCGAGGGCTTCGGCGCGTTCACGCGGGCGTCGTTCGCGACCGTCACCGAGATGGTCGGTCTCGAAGGTCTGTTCCCGCCGGTGACGGCCGGCTACGTGCTGTTCGTCCTCGCGGGGATGTTCCCGTGGCCGCTGCTCTTCGCCTCGCTCAAGGACTACCTGCCGGGCGGTCGCGACCCCGTCCACGGGGTCTACTTCGGGACGGCGCTGTGGACCGGGTTCGTCTTCGCGTTCTACGACGGCTACGCCGGTCTCGCGCTCGTCGGCTACCTCGCCGTCACGCTCGTCGCTCACTGGGTCTACGGGATCGGCCTCGGCGCCGTCTTCGAGTACCTCTCGACCCGGCCCGACACGCTCGTTTGA
- a CDS encoding DUF7090 family protein, translating to MDYELAIENTPDTVPGGTGILLLHPSTGETDRIDTEFLSTDTDEMLVISTRTTAREVRQKLEHYEVDEERATILDALSVERGYTRRQSENVKYVSSPDDLDGIVEETRVFLDSTEGKRRVSLDSVTEMVYYSDAERAAEAVDAILDLLEEHDAVGLFHLAKGVHDDDELADFRARFDGVVDLSEDGSVDTDF from the coding sequence ATGGATTACGAGCTCGCCATCGAGAACACGCCGGACACGGTACCCGGTGGGACGGGCATCCTCCTGCTGCATCCGAGCACGGGCGAGACGGACCGGATCGACACGGAGTTTCTCAGCACCGACACCGACGAGATGCTGGTCATCTCGACGCGGACGACCGCTCGCGAGGTGCGCCAGAAGCTCGAACACTACGAGGTCGACGAGGAGCGCGCGACGATCCTCGACGCGCTGTCGGTCGAGCGCGGTTACACGCGCCGCCAGTCCGAGAACGTCAAGTACGTCTCTTCGCCCGACGACCTGGACGGGATCGTCGAGGAGACGCGGGTGTTCCTCGACTCGACCGAGGGCAAACGACGGGTCAGCCTCGACTCGGTGACGGAGATGGTGTACTACTCCGACGCCGAGCGGGCCGCCGAGGCCGTCGACGCCATCCTCGACCTGCTCGAAGAACACGACGCGGTCGGGCTGTTCCATCTGGCCAAAGGTGTCCACGACGACGACGAACTGGCGGACTTCCGCGCGCGGTTCGACGGCGTGGTCGACCTCTCCGAGGACGGCTCGGTCGACACCGACTTCTGA
- a CDS encoding arylsulfotransferase family protein has translation MDLDTPELTRPLVARLCVVALVAILLIPSGVSALTHEPVELQRGAIDEPANGTTVIAVQGFKGRGQNSSKKPARLVGVGPEGDLEWNYQPQDDVTWFYDVDPIDDGTLLVTGVTRDGTTVFKYDPATNSRVWTERLDADDTHDVDLIDGDELLVANMRNYNETTGTNDDRIFVYNRTTDETVWEYRFERIYDRGDASGGSGSYTGDWTHVNDVDKLDDGRYMASPRNMDEVVVINRSTKEVDLSLGTPGNHSVVYEQHNPDYIESEDGSPTILVADSENDRVVEYEHTGGEGRNATWERTWNLGADGNLNWPRDADRLPNGNTLVTDSLNHRVMEVTPEGEVVWEYYAPWGTYEAERVNLGDEPGGPTIADQNASGAYGLNGSAALTPGATERATFASWLHSTFAGTPISSQVDWFAERWAHVAPWVRPVWMNPWAFVAFLGAAVVTLGWAGGEAVYHRRWIAGRLRAGYDRVRPSGGGSTRSDD, from the coding sequence ATGGATCTGGACACACCCGAACTCACGCGCCCGCTGGTCGCCCGTCTCTGTGTGGTCGCTCTCGTCGCGATACTGCTGATCCCGTCGGGCGTCTCCGCGCTCACGCACGAACCGGTCGAGCTCCAGCGGGGCGCTATCGACGAACCCGCCAACGGCACCACGGTCATCGCCGTCCAGGGCTTCAAGGGGCGCGGCCAGAACAGCTCCAAGAAGCCCGCGCGGCTCGTCGGCGTCGGTCCCGAGGGCGACCTGGAGTGGAACTACCAACCCCAGGACGACGTGACGTGGTTCTACGACGTGGACCCCATCGACGACGGCACCCTGCTGGTCACCGGCGTCACCCGCGACGGGACGACGGTGTTCAAGTACGACCCCGCGACCAACAGCCGCGTCTGGACCGAACGCCTCGACGCCGACGACACCCACGACGTGGACCTGATCGACGGCGACGAGTTGCTCGTCGCCAACATGCGCAACTACAACGAGACGACCGGAACCAACGACGACCGCATCTTCGTCTACAACCGGACGACCGACGAGACGGTCTGGGAGTACCGCTTCGAGCGCATCTACGACCGCGGGGACGCCAGCGGCGGCAGCGGCAGCTACACCGGCGACTGGACCCACGTCAACGACGTCGACAAACTCGACGACGGCCGGTACATGGCCTCGCCCCGCAACATGGACGAGGTCGTCGTCATCAACCGCTCGACGAAGGAGGTCGACCTGTCGCTGGGCACGCCCGGCAACCACAGCGTCGTCTACGAGCAACACAACCCCGACTACATCGAGAGCGAGGACGGGAGCCCGACGATCCTCGTCGCCGACAGCGAGAACGACCGCGTCGTCGAGTACGAGCACACGGGCGGCGAGGGCCGCAACGCCACCTGGGAGCGCACCTGGAACCTCGGCGCCGACGGCAACCTCAACTGGCCCCGCGACGCCGACCGGCTCCCCAACGGCAACACGCTCGTCACCGACTCGCTCAACCACCGCGTCATGGAGGTCACCCCCGAAGGCGAAGTCGTCTGGGAGTACTACGCCCCGTGGGGCACCTACGAGGCCGAGCGCGTCAATCTGGGCGACGAGCCCGGCGGCCCCACGATCGCCGACCAGAACGCCAGCGGCGCCTACGGCCTGAACGGCAGCGCCGCGCTCACCCCCGGCGCGACCGAACGGGCGACCTTCGCGTCGTGGCTCCACAGCACGTTCGCCGGCACGCCCATCTCGAGTCAGGTCGACTGGTTCGCCGAGCGGTGGGCGCACGTCGCCCCCTGGGTGCGTCCCGTCTGGATGAACCCCTGGGCGTTCGTCGCGTTCCTCGGCGCCGCGGTCGTCACGCTCGGCTGGGCGGGCGGCGAAGCGGTCTACCACCGGCGCTGGATCGCCGGCCGCCTCCGCGCCGGCTACGACCGCGTCCGTCCCTCGGGCGGCGGGTCGACCCGTTCGGACGACTGA
- a CDS encoding DUF7563 family protein — MPECQNCGSFVTADYARVFTPNGVESPRVCPQCEDKIRDGADVREARSTRRG; from the coding sequence ATGCCGGAATGCCAGAACTGCGGTTCGTTCGTTACCGCAGACTACGCACGGGTGTTCACGCCCAACGGTGTCGAGTCGCCGCGCGTCTGTCCGCAGTGCGAGGACAAGATCCGCGACGGGGCCGACGTCCGCGAGGCGCGCTCGACTCGTCGCGGCTAG
- the glmM gene encoding phosphoglucosamine mutase, whose protein sequence is MFGTSGIRGPVGDEVTAELALSVGRAVGVDADRVVVGRDARESGRLLTDALAAGLRESGVDVVDLGLAATPTVARTTAAEDADVGVSVTASHNPAPDNGIKLWQPSGQAFDGPLQDTITERVRAEVTDLRPWDDLGDRVRRDGAERHVDALVDAVAVDDPLSVVVDLGNGAGGVTVDALQRLGCAVETLNAQPDGSFPGRPSEPTAENCESLAALVAESDADLGIAHDGDADRMRCVAADGTYLSGDVTLALLAREAASPGDRVAAPVDTSLAVDDHLADIDVSVERTRVGDVYVAERASETGVAFGGEPSGAWIWPAETLCPDGPLAACKVAALAAERPLADRLAAVETYPIRRDSVETDEKAAAMERVSERVLAEYDDVTTLDGVRVGLDDAWFLLRASGTQPLVRITAEARDADRAETVFAEARALLGDAIED, encoded by the coding sequence ATGTTCGGAACGAGCGGTATCCGGGGACCCGTCGGCGACGAAGTGACCGCGGAACTGGCCCTCTCCGTGGGACGGGCCGTCGGGGTCGACGCCGATCGCGTCGTCGTCGGTCGGGACGCCCGCGAGAGCGGCCGGCTCCTGACGGACGCGCTGGCCGCCGGCCTCCGGGAGTCGGGCGTCGACGTGGTCGATCTGGGACTCGCCGCGACGCCGACGGTCGCCCGGACCACAGCCGCGGAAGACGCCGACGTCGGCGTCTCGGTCACCGCCTCGCACAACCCCGCGCCGGACAACGGCATCAAGCTCTGGCAGCCGTCCGGCCAGGCGTTCGACGGCCCCCTCCAGGACACGATCACCGAACGCGTCCGGGCGGAGGTCACCGACCTCCGCCCGTGGGACGACCTCGGTGACCGCGTCCGCCGCGACGGCGCCGAGCGTCACGTCGACGCGCTCGTCGACGCCGTCGCGGTCGACGACCCCCTCTCGGTCGTCGTCGACCTCGGCAACGGCGCCGGCGGCGTCACCGTCGACGCGCTCCAGCGGCTGGGCTGTGCCGTCGAGACGCTCAACGCCCAGCCCGACGGCTCGTTTCCCGGCCGACCCAGCGAGCCGACCGCCGAGAACTGCGAGTCGCTGGCCGCGCTCGTCGCCGAGAGCGACGCGGACCTGGGGATCGCCCACGACGGCGACGCCGACCGGATGCGCTGTGTCGCCGCGGACGGCACCTACCTCTCGGGGGACGTGACGCTCGCTTTGTTGGCCCGCGAGGCCGCGAGCCCCGGCGACCGCGTCGCCGCCCCCGTCGACACCAGCCTCGCGGTCGACGACCACCTCGCCGATATCGACGTGTCCGTCGAGCGCACGCGGGTAGGGGACGTCTACGTCGCCGAGCGGGCAAGCGAAACCGGCGTCGCCTTCGGCGGCGAACCCAGCGGCGCCTGGATCTGGCCCGCGGAGACGCTGTGTCCCGACGGCCCGCTCGCGGCGTGCAAGGTCGCCGCCCTCGCGGCCGAGCGCCCCCTCGCCGACCGACTCGCGGCGGTCGAGACCTACCCGATCCGCCGTGATTCGGTCGAGACCGACGAGAAGGCGGCCGCGATGGAGCGGGTCAGCGAGCGCGTCCTCGCCGAGTACGACGACGTGACCACGCTGGACGGCGTCCGCGTCGGTCTGGACGACGCATGGTTCCTCCTCCGCGCCAGCGGGACGCAACCGCTCGTCCGGATCACCGCCGAGGCCCGCGACGCCGACCGTGCCGAGACCGTCTTCGCCGAGGCGCGGGCCCTGCTGGGCGACGCCATCGAGGACTGA